A genomic stretch from Falco naumanni isolate bFalNau1 chromosome 8, bFalNau1.pat, whole genome shotgun sequence includes:
- the INHBB gene encoding inhibin beta B chain — MDGAARRGVLAALLACGLLLLGAAATPTPPAPAGSAPQDTCTSCGFRRPEEPGKVDGDFLEAVKRHILSRLQMRDRPNITHAVPKAAMVTALRKLHAGKVREDGRVEIPSLDGQASAGPPAHDPVSEIISFAETDDLASSRVRLYFFISNEGNQNLFVVQASLWLYLKLLPYVLEKGSRRKVRVKVYFQDPDTSNKWNVVEKKVDLKRSGWHTFPMTEAIQALFERGERRLNLDVQCEGCEEYSVLPIYVDPGEESHRPFLVVQARLADNKHRIRKRGLECDGRTNLCCRQQFYIDFRLIGWNDWIIAPSGYYGNYCEGSCPAYLAGVPGSASSFHTAVVNQYRMRGLNPGTVNSCCIPTKLSTMSMLYFDDEYNIVKRDVPNMIVEECGCA, encoded by the exons ATGGACGGGGCGGCTCGCCGGGGGGTGCTGGCCGCGCTGCTGGCCTGcgggctgctcctgctgggcGCCGCGGCCACCCCGaccccgccggcccccgccggcagcgccccGCAGGACACATGCACCTCCTGCGGCTTCCGGCGGCCCGAGGAGCCGGGCAAGGTGGACGGGGATTTCCTGGAGGCGGTGAAGAGGCACATCCTGAGCCGGCTGCAGATGCGGGACCGGCCCAACATCACGCACGCCGTGCCCAAGGCGGCCATGGTCACGGCGCTGCGCAAGCTGCACGCCGGCAAGGTGCGGGAGGACGGCCGCGTGGAGATCCCCAGCCTGGACGGGCAGGCGAGCGCCGGGCCCCCGGCCCACGACCCCGTCTCCGAGATCATCAGCTTCGCCGAGACAG ACGATCTGGCCTCATCTAGAGTCCGCCTCTATTTCTTCATCTCGAATGAAGGGAACCAGAACTTGTTTGTCGTTCAAGCCAGCCTGTGGCTTTACTTGAAGCTGCTTCCATATGTCTTAGAGAAAGGCAGCAGGCGAAAAGTAAGAGTCAAAGTCTATTTCCAAGACCCGGACACTAGCAACAAGTGGAATGTGGTTGAAAAGAAAGTTGATCTCAAAAGAAGTGGTTGGCACACTTTTCCCATGACAGAGGCGATCCAGGCTCTGTttgagagaggagaaaggagactGAACTTGGATGTTCAATGTGAGGGCTGTGAAGAGTATTCAGTGCTGCCAATTTATGTGGACCCCGGGGAGGAATCCCACCGGCCTTTTTTAGTGGTGCAAGCCCGCCTCGCCGATAACAAACACAGGATCCGGAAAAGAGGCCTGGAGTGCGATGGCAGGACCAATCTATGTTGCAGGCAACAGTTTTACATTGACTTTAGACTCATTGGGTGGAATGACTGGATCATAGCACCATCAGGTTACTATGGGAATTACTGTGAAGGGAGCTGCCCGGCCTACTTGGCCGGCGTCCCGGGGTCGGCTTCCTCCTTTCACACCGCCGTCGTGAATCAGTACCGAATGCGGGGGCTGAACCCGGGCACCGTGAACTCCTGTTGCATTCCAACCAAACTTAGCACAATGTCAATGCTGTACTTTGATGATGAATACAACATTGTGAAAAGGGACGTTCCCAATATGATTGTGGAAGAATGCGGTTGTGCTTGA